CAGGCGAAAGAACATGGCTTATCAGAAGAAGAAGTGGTGAACAAAATCATGCTGGAACCCATGCCTAAGAAGGCATTCATTGGTCTAGATGAGTTAGCTGAGACAGCCGCTTTCTTGATGAGCAATGCCGCTAGAAATATCACAGGACAAACCATTGTTCTGGACGGTGGCTGGACAGCTCGTTAATCTTAATTTTTACTGATGACTAATATGCAAATGGCGGCCTAGGCCGCCATTTTGTTAATTCATTCCTGAACTTTTAAGACTTCTGCATCCGAATAACAACGCGTCGGTTTTTCGCTCTCGCCAGACTATTGTCGTTCGGTGAAATATGGCGACGCTCACCGTGTCCGGTCACTTCGATACGTTCAGCTGCAACGCCCATTTTTTCAAAGAAGGTTTTAATTTCGTTGGCGCGTTTTATGGATAACTGTTCATTGCTGTAACGACCACCGTAGCTGTCGGTATAACCATCCAGTAATACCAGTTCCAAGTCAGTGTCTTCCTTCAAATATTCGCCAATCATATTCAGCTTTTGCTTGGCTCCCCGAGTAAGGTTAATACTGTTCTTTTCGTAAGAAAGCACTGTGTAGGAAATGTCATCAAAGCTGAACGGCAATAAATTGGAAACGCAATTGACAAAGCTCTCATAAGGCAAAGCGAAATTACTGGCATTCAAGGCAACCGCAACACTGTCATAACGACTGTACCAGTCTTGATAATAAATGGTCGGCCAATAACCTTTTTCCAGTTCAGACAGCATGGTCCATGCGGCCTGTTCAGGCAAATCGCTATCATATTGCTTGCGAATATTCATATCGGCAATAGGACGCTGTAATTCGCCGGGCATCCAGCTTGGCGGCACAGAATAGACATAAGCCATGCGATAGTCTTTCGGAAGGCGACGCATATCCAGAGTGAATTCCATGTTCAAATGCTTGCTGGCAACACTGGAAAAGATGGCTTTACCGTAGCCGGGCAAATCATGGGTAAGCGTACACTCAAGGCGATTGGGAACGTTGATACTCCATACGGAATCTTCAACATTCGCAGAATAGTGGCGAACGCTGGCACTAGCGCCGAAGGAAAATAATAAGAAACCAAATACTAACTTTTTCATACCGGTGGTGATCCCAACTATTCAAGTTCAAGCAGCTCAAGCGCAAACTAATCAAGCGACTCAGGCAAATGTAAACTCTTGCTTCTACTTGTATCTGTTTGCATCGGCTTACCTGAACATGCCAAAACAAACTGGAATATATTGCAACTCTTTGGCTTTGTATCGGCATATAAGCCAATCACTTAAAGGCTTTTTGAACAAGTACCGTTTCACTTGGAAACACTACGCAAAAAAACCAGCCCCAGATGTGTCTGATTCCTGAAAATCCAATAGTCTCAATACCCGGCTCTATGCCTTATTTCCCTATCGTTATTTCTAAAAGCTAGAAACCTGTAGAGCCGCCACCGGAACCAAGCTTACTACCAATTCAAATAAAACATCAAGTATAGCTTAAGCAAACAGGCATAATGCTTTACAAACCCTGCAAACTGTTCCCCCTTGCATACATAGCACTTTGATGATTTTTTCGCTTTTCATTGCTAAAAGTACCAATAAAGATCGGCACACAGGTTGTATTTTGCTAGGATCGCCTCTGGTATTTTGCCTTGGTTGCGATAATTTATGGAGTTAAGCTCATTCGATATGTCCATGCCGGAAGATAAATTCCAGCTATGTAACCGTTTCCGTGGATATTACCCGGTGGTTATTGACGTAGAAACCGCAGGATTTAATGCATTGCAAGACGCTTTGTTGGAAGTGGCTGCAGTCACTCTCAAAATGGATGAGAACGGTCAGCTACACATGGACAAAACCTTTCATTACCATGTATTGCCTTTTCATGGTGCCAATCTGGAACAATCAGCTCTGGATTTTAATGGTATTGATCCTTACTGCGCACTACGTGGCGCTATTTCTGAACAGGATGCCATTACCGATCTTTGCAAACACATCCGTAAAGGACAGAAACAGGCAAACTGCCAACGCTCAGTGATAGTGGCGCACAACGCAGCCTTCGATCAAAGCTTTATCAATGCGGCGATTGATCGTGTTGAATTAAAGCGCAGCCCATTTCATCCTTTCGTGTCTTTCGACACAACCAGTCTGGCAGGATTAGCATTTGGTCAAACCGTTTTAGCCAAAGCCTGTAAGGCTGCAGGCATGGACTTTGATCAAAAAGAAGCGCATTCAGCCATTTACGATGCACAAAAAACAGCGCAACTATTCTGCACTATCGTTAATAAATGGCACGATGGTGTGGGTTGGCCGATGAGCTAATCAGGCTCCCTGAACTGAAAAGAAAAAAGGATGAAGCCTTACGACTTCATCCTTTTTTGAAACTGAATTTTCAGCAGCTAACGGATTATAAGTTATAGCTGATCTGAGTTTTCAGACAAGTATGCAGCAACACCTTCCGGGCTTGCATTCATGCCTTTCTTACCTTCTTGCCAGCCAGCTGGGCAAACTTCACCGTGTTCTTCGTGGAAGTTCAACGCATCAACCATGCGCAACATTTCGTCGATGTTACGGCCTAGAGGTAGATCGTTAACAACCTGATGGCGAACGTTACCAGCAGCGTCAATCAAGAAAGAACCACGGAAAGCAACACCAGCTTCTGGATGCTCAACATCATACGCTTGGCAAATTTCATGCTTAACGTCAGCAACCAAAGTGTACTTAACAGGGCCGATACCACCTTTTTCTACTGGAGTGTTACGCCATGCGTTGTGAGAGAATTGAGAATCGATGGAAACACCAATTACTTCAACACCACGCTTTTGGAACTCTTCATAACGCTTGTCGAAAGCGATCAATTCAGAAGGACAAACAAAGGTAAAGTCCAGAGGATAGAAGAAGATAACTGCTTTTTTGCCTTTGATTTCTTCAGACAAAGTGAAGCTATCTACGATTTCACCATTACCTTTAACAGCGGCTGCAGTAAAGTCAGGAGCTGGACGACCAACTAATACACTCATTGAGTTCTCCGATAAATGTATAACATTGAAAAGAATCGCTAAATAATATTTGCGAGCGTGTTCAGCCGCTCCTACTGAGTTAGAACAGTGTGCCGAACTTAAACGCGGCTATTACACAAAAACAGTGCGCAAAATCAGCTAAAAAATGCACAACTCTAACCCAGTAGGAGTAGGCTGATACACAATATAGTGACGGTTAGTAAAAAAACCAATTGATTTAGTTAATTGTCTTATTCGATAAATTCAATTCATGGCAATCAAGATGAACGAATCAGCCGAATATTTGATCACAAAATAATATGATTGAACAAAAATTCCTCTTGCATTATTACAAATAACAATTATTATCATTTACAGTAACATTTAAGAAAGAAACTTAAGAGAAGTTGGTATAGATAACTCTCTCAGGTCGTTACAAACAACAACGTTTTTACTTACAACCCGAGCAAAAGAGACCCAAATGTACGTTTGCCTTTGCAATGCCATCACCGACCGAGCTATCCGCAAAGCCGTGGAAGAACAAGGCGTGGGTAACATTCGCGATTTACGCCGTAGCCTTGGCGTTGCAAACCAATGTGGCAAGTGTGCTCAGGTTGCTCAAACCATTATCGACCAAACCATAGTCGATAGCTCATTGTTTAAAGAAGTATCCTGAGACGTCTAAAGTCTTCGCTTCTATCTCATCACAAGTTCATTCTATTCTGCTATTCACAGACTATTTTAATTAAGAAGAAAAGACCCGCTCGTCTGTTTAACTGAAAGGAAATGGGTGCATGTGAGCAGGGCGTTTAGCCCCACTCTCAAAAAAAGAAATCGGTATAAGAAGCTATTCTGCGTCGCCAGCCGCTTGCTGAGCTCTGGCAGCGGCTTCTTTGATAATAGGCTGCAACTCACCTTGCTGGAACATCTCCATAATAATGTCACAGCCACCAATCAACTCACCTTCAACCCACAATTGCGGGAAAGTCGGCCAATCAGCATATTTCGGCAATTCAGCACGAATATCAGGGTTCTGCAAAATGTCGACATAAGCAAATGGCTCACCACAGGAAATCATGACCTGAGCAGCTTGTGAAGAAAAACCACAGCTAGGCAGCTTGGGAGACCCTTTCATGTACAAAAGAATGGGATTTTCGGAAATTTGCTGTTTAATTTTATCAAGGGTTTCCATTAAGTTTTACCTACATCAAAAATATCAAATATTAATTCGCATCTTTGCCTGTTGAAAAGCCGATTTCACAGGAGTGCTAACAATTAATGATAACGCTCTCTTTTCTCAACAAGCAAACTGACATGCCAGACAGATGATTATTGTGTCTAAATTTAGCTTTTCAAGTTCTTCTTAATTCTTTTTCTTATAACATTTTCGAAAAAAGCATCTTGTATTTATTCGAGCCATACCCATATCGGGTGACAGCTCAAAACGAGACAATTTATACGCAAAAAGTTGTCATCCAAGTCTTTAATTTGAAGTATTTCCGTACTAGGATTGCAACCCAACTCAATACTGGAGAATCACCATGGCTTTTGAATTACCCCCACTCCCATACGAGAAAAATGCCCTAGAGCCGCACATTTCTGCTGAAACTCTTGATTTCCACCACGGCAAACACCACGCAACTTACGTTGCCAAGTTGAATGGCCTGGTTGAAGGCACTGATATGGAAAACAAATCTCTTGAAGAGATTGTTAAAACTTCAGAAGGCGGTGTATTTAACAATGCAGCTCAAATCTGGAACCACACTTTCTACTGGAACAGCCTGAGCCCAAATGGCGGCGGCGAACCAACTGGCGCATTAGCTGACGCTATCAATGCAAAATGGGGTTCTTTTGAAGACTTCAAAGCAGCGTTCAACGACAAAGCAGTAAACAACTTCGGCTCTAGCTGGACTTGGTTGATCAAAACTGCAGACGGCGGCCTGGATATCGTGAACACGAGCAATGCAGCAACACCGTTAACAGAAGACGGCGTTACTCCTTTGATGACTGTTGATTTGTGGGAACACGCTTACTACATCGACTACAGAAACTTGCGTCCTAAGTATATGGAAGGTTTCTGGGCTTTGATTAACTGGGATTTCGCAGCGAAAAACTTCGGTTAATTACCAGAATTAAAAATGATTTTTAGAGCCCTCTTTCGAGGGCTCTTTCATATTCAAAATTCAGACACGCATTTTCACTCAAATCGTAATTCCCCCAGACACTATCTAATACGACGCCCCTAACGAAATCGTTCAACAAACAAGCACCTGCCCCTATACTTTCGTCTACATGGAAAATTTTTTTTATTTTCTTAACACCTTGCCAGCTCAGTCTTTGCGCACTCTGTAACGAATTTACTACTTTAAATTCAGATAAT
Above is a window of Paraneptunicella aestuarii DNA encoding:
- a CDS encoding (2Fe-2S)-binding protein; its protein translation is MYVCLCNAITDRAIRKAVEEQGVGNIRDLRRSLGVANQCGKCAQVAQTIIDQTIVDSSLFKEVS
- a CDS encoding flagellar protein MotY, which translates into the protein MKKLVFGFLLFSFGASASVRHYSANVEDSVWSINVPNRLECTLTHDLPGYGKAIFSSVASKHLNMEFTLDMRRLPKDYRMAYVYSVPPSWMPGELQRPIADMNIRKQYDSDLPEQAAWTMLSELEKGYWPTIYYQDWYSRYDSVAVALNASNFALPYESFVNCVSNLLPFSFDDISYTVLSYEKNSINLTRGAKQKLNMIGEYLKEDTDLELVLLDGYTDSYGGRYSNEQLSIKRANEIKTFFEKMGVAAERIEVTGHGERRHISPNDNSLARAKNRRVVIRMQKS
- a CDS encoding peroxiredoxin; translated protein: MSVLVGRPAPDFTAAAVKGNGEIVDSFTLSEEIKGKKAVIFFYPLDFTFVCPSELIAFDKRYEEFQKRGVEVIGVSIDSQFSHNAWRNTPVEKGGIGPVKYTLVADVKHEICQAYDVEHPEAGVAFRGSFLIDAAGNVRHQVVNDLPLGRNIDEMLRMVDALNFHEEHGEVCPAGWQEGKKGMNASPEGVAAYLSENSDQL
- a CDS encoding Grx4 family monothiol glutaredoxin, producing the protein METLDKIKQQISENPILLYMKGSPKLPSCGFSSQAAQVMISCGEPFAYVDILQNPDIRAELPKYADWPTFPQLWVEGELIGGCDIIMEMFQQGELQPIIKEAAARAQQAAGDAE
- the rnt gene encoding ribonuclease T, whose protein sequence is MPEDKFQLCNRFRGYYPVVIDVETAGFNALQDALLEVAAVTLKMDENGQLHMDKTFHYHVLPFHGANLEQSALDFNGIDPYCALRGAISEQDAITDLCKHIRKGQKQANCQRSVIVAHNAAFDQSFINAAIDRVELKRSPFHPFVSFDTTSLAGLAFGQTVLAKACKAAGMDFDQKEAHSAIYDAQKTAQLFCTIVNKWHDGVGWPMS
- a CDS encoding Fe-Mn family superoxide dismutase, producing the protein MAFELPPLPYEKNALEPHISAETLDFHHGKHHATYVAKLNGLVEGTDMENKSLEEIVKTSEGGVFNNAAQIWNHTFYWNSLSPNGGGEPTGALADAINAKWGSFEDFKAAFNDKAVNNFGSSWTWLIKTADGGLDIVNTSNAATPLTEDGVTPLMTVDLWEHAYYIDYRNLRPKYMEGFWALINWDFAAKNFG